The following nucleotide sequence is from bacterium.
GTGACAAACGATCTGATCCGCCGTGTGTATGAACACAAAAATGATCTTGTCGAGGGTTTCACAAAGAAATACGGTGTTCACCTGCTGGTTTATTATGAACAATACGATAAAATGGTTGATGCGATTCAAAGGGAGAAACAGCTGAAAAAGTGGAAAAG
It contains:
- a CDS encoding GIY-YIG nuclease family protein, whose translation is MKHCYVYILASKCNGTLYIGVTNDLIRRVYEHKNDLVEGFTKKYGVHLLVYYEQYDKMVDAIQREKQLKKWKRQWKIELIEEENPEWKDLYGQLI